The Vicinamibacterales bacterium genome has a segment encoding these proteins:
- a CDS encoding DUF429 domain-containing protein — MDGFVGIDVAFAKRKRLPVCVATWMHGRLVPFPVADRRAPAPPRGSGNVATLNSEIVAKFANDTAAYLRQLEAYFGVTIRRIAIDAPSEPRSSGGKRRQAECALDDRSISCFTTPSAEEFENIKSKARHHLEAGGEESRLPHANQLWMLVGFALFERLRREWECLEVFPQATAAVLNANDTHKSDVNGVEIQLRAASRLTRWPEPFSLHELRKVVCGPAHDGLDAFLSAWVAALDERDRSEFGAAPDHVIWVPNVALLSNKALRAPSGATSDTLE; from the coding sequence ATGGATGGCTTCGTTGGTATTGATGTTGCCTTTGCGAAAAGGAAACGGCTGCCGGTCTGCGTCGCGACCTGGATGCATGGTCGGCTTGTGCCATTTCCGGTCGCTGACCGACGTGCCCCCGCGCCGCCTCGAGGCTCGGGCAATGTGGCGACCTTGAATTCTGAAATCGTCGCGAAGTTCGCAAACGACACCGCTGCCTACCTCCGTCAGCTCGAAGCATATTTCGGTGTGACGATTCGCCGCATCGCCATCGACGCGCCCAGCGAACCTAGGAGCAGTGGTGGCAAGCGGCGGCAAGCCGAATGCGCGTTAGACGACCGCAGCATTAGTTGCTTCACTACGCCCAGCGCCGAAGAGTTCGAAAACATCAAGAGTAAGGCGCGGCATCACCTCGAGGCCGGCGGCGAAGAATCCCGTCTGCCTCACGCCAACCAATTGTGGATGTTGGTTGGGTTTGCATTATTCGAGCGACTGCGGCGCGAATGGGAGTGCTTGGAGGTCTTCCCACAAGCTACGGCGGCAGTCCTGAACGCAAACGATACGCACAAGTCTGACGTGAACGGCGTTGAAATCCAACTCAGGGCAGCGTCCAGGTTAACGCGGTGGCCAGAGCCGTTTAGCCTGCACGAGTTGCGGAAAGTTGTGTGCGGCCCCGCCCACGATGGTCTTGACGCGTTCTTGTCAGCATGGGTTGCAGCATTGGACGAACGCGATCGTTCTGAATTTGGCGCCGCACCGGATCACGTGATTTGGGTGCCTAACGTGGCACTGCTGTCTAACAAGGCGCTGCGGGCACCGAGCGGCGCGACTTCTGACACACTAGAGTAG
- a CDS encoding nucleotidyl transferase AbiEii/AbiGii toxin family protein, whose amino-acid sequence MKREPKNISASVQARLLQRSRDLNVEHQLTLARFGGERLLYRLAKSEFADRFILKGAAMLLVWMGDAIRPTKDIDLLGFGDTSAEALQSIFAAICQVEAPDDGLTFVTETVRVEAIREGQEYGGMRITLMALLGKVRIPLQVDVGAGDAVVPPPDTIDYPGLLDLPRARLRVYRAETSIAEKTEAMIRLGLANSRMKDFFDIRGLAMTKPFDGETLRLALAATFERRQTALPLEMPLGLTNEFSEDPQKRQQWDAFVGRIPGAERAELSDAIGLLGAFLWPVLQAAARGVRWRRRWEPGGPWISA is encoded by the coding sequence GTGAAACGCGAGCCGAAGAACATCTCTGCGTCTGTCCAAGCGCGCCTCCTCCAGCGCAGCCGTGACCTCAACGTCGAGCACCAGCTCACGCTCGCGCGCTTCGGAGGTGAACGCTTGTTGTACCGCCTTGCGAAGTCGGAGTTTGCGGACCGCTTCATTCTCAAAGGTGCAGCAATGCTGCTCGTGTGGATGGGCGACGCCATCCGACCAACCAAAGACATCGATCTACTTGGTTTCGGCGACACGTCCGCCGAGGCGCTCCAGAGCATTTTCGCTGCCATATGCCAAGTCGAGGCGCCCGACGACGGCCTCACGTTCGTGACCGAAACGGTTCGCGTTGAGGCGATTCGCGAGGGGCAGGAGTACGGCGGAATGCGCATCACCTTGATGGCGCTGCTGGGCAAGGTCCGCATCCCACTGCAGGTGGACGTCGGAGCGGGCGATGCCGTTGTGCCGCCGCCGGACACAATTGACTATCCGGGTCTGCTTGACCTTCCGCGCGCTCGGCTACGTGTCTACAGGGCGGAGACGTCCATCGCCGAAAAGACCGAAGCGATGATTCGTCTCGGCCTGGCGAACAGCCGGATGAAGGACTTCTTCGATATTCGAGGGCTCGCGATGACCAAGCCGTTCGACGGTGAGACCCTGCGTCTCGCGCTCGCCGCGACTTTCGAACGACGACAGACCGCTCTCCCTTTGGAGATGCCACTCGGCCTGACGAACGAGTTCAGCGAAGACCCGCAGAAGCGTCAGCAATGGGACGCGTTCGTCGGTCGCATCCCGGGAGCGGAGCGGGCCGAACTATCCGATGCGATCGGGCTGCTCGGAGCATTCCTGTGGCCCGTCCTGCAGGCGGCAGCGAGAGGTGTCCGATGGCGCCGGCGGTGGGAACCTGGCGGTCCTTGGATATCGGCCTAG
- a CDS encoding type IV toxin-antitoxin system AbiEi family antitoxin domain-containing protein has product MNMSVSKTPTPRAATRSRVLKLARTQSLLRTRDVAALGIHTGALTQMARSGELEKVGPGRYRLAAKRQISEHHDLVIATSAVPSSVVCLVSALRFHGIGTQLPHQVWIAVPRGTRVPRLQTPPLRVVNISPALFDLGRAVHRIEGQAVNVYNVARTVADCFRFRNTIGLDVALEALTEAWRSKRLNLDELHRIAKRLRVNRVMQPYLETVVL; this is encoded by the coding sequence ATGAACATGAGTGTAAGCAAAACACCGACGCCACGCGCCGCAACCCGCAGCCGCGTGCTGAAGCTCGCCAGGACCCAGTCCCTTCTCAGGACTCGTGATGTCGCCGCACTCGGTATTCATACCGGGGCGCTGACCCAGATGGCGAGATCGGGTGAACTTGAGAAGGTGGGGCCGGGCCGATATCGGCTGGCTGCGAAGCGGCAGATCTCGGAACACCATGACCTTGTGATTGCAACCAGTGCCGTCCCAAGTTCCGTCGTGTGCCTGGTATCAGCGCTCCGTTTCCACGGCATCGGAACCCAGCTTCCGCACCAGGTCTGGATCGCCGTTCCGCGCGGAACGCGCGTCCCTCGGCTCCAGACCCCACCCCTCCGTGTGGTCAACATCTCACCCGCGCTGTTCGATCTTGGCCGGGCCGTGCATCGCATCGAGGGCCAAGCCGTGAACGTCTACAATGTCGCCCGCACAGTCGCGGACTGTTTCAGATTCCGGAACACGATCGGCCTCGACGTGGCGCTCGAAGCGCTTACCGAAGCGTGGCGAAGCAAGCGCCTCAACCTCGACGAGCTCCATCGAATAGCAAAGCGTCTGCGGGTGAATCGAGTCATGCAGCCCTATCTAGAAACGGTGGTGCTGTGA
- a CDS encoding ABC transporter permease — MSRWAADFGLDIRHAGRMCRRNPGSSLAAVLTLSLGIGCTTAIFSIVNVLLLRSLPYEGADRLVRIAERLPRGVGGGQAGATSAIEAADVPELRARSSTLSHAGIHARSTHTLVGQAETVRIAGARVSPAIFDMLHAQPLLGRRFRADEETLGAEPSVILSFGAWHQYFHADPEILTRRLVVDGESFSVAGVMREDFYFPDRQTEVWTPFVLGPVVGGRWPVLARLRDGVSLQTAQDEINSLLSGLRPQSSSGQGSIDGLHRFAVVHAQDALSAPVRPALTVLMIAVGLVLLIACTNVANLLLARAVGRAREISVRRALGAGRFRLVRQALTESVLLAVVGGIAGIVLAMGMIEILQIIGVGLTRRDLGPALSIPRLEEVRVDVFVLAFTLIVSAFAGVAFGLIPAIAQSQSNAMDLLRSDSTSRFGMSGRSPIQGVLIVGQMAMAMALLVAAGLQIHSFAKLSSIDPGYDPSDLLTFQVLFPDDMGPPTFAEEFVTEVQRLPRVRAAGYSSSLPMVQNAFISPISRTPGPPRPPAPGSSPTPEFPESRIVSRDFLDALGVRIIAGRGLSSEGQSSGQREILINRAFARTGYLGSDPVGQQVYSSERLVEVVGVIEDVRQFGLDQPADPQVFGLAVGGGGQLYYAVKSSGSPTSQLADIRQIVRRLVPGAGLYNVATMDQIVASSIGRRRFYAVLMATFAAIAATLAAVGLYGVVAYAVSRRTREIGIRVALGAHPRRVLGLIMRDAAVLICTGLLLGVAGAIALTRSFDAMLFDLTPLDPATYAVVAIFFTLVSVTAAFAAARHAASADPVVALRSE, encoded by the coding sequence GTGTCGCGCTGGGCCGCCGACTTCGGCCTGGACATTCGCCATGCCGGACGAATGTGCCGCCGCAATCCTGGCTCCAGCCTGGCCGCTGTTCTCACGCTCTCGCTCGGTATCGGCTGCACGACGGCCATCTTCAGCATCGTCAACGTCCTGCTGCTGCGATCGCTTCCGTACGAAGGCGCGGATCGCCTCGTGCGAATCGCGGAGCGTCTGCCGAGGGGCGTCGGCGGCGGCCAGGCTGGCGCGACGAGCGCGATTGAGGCGGCTGACGTGCCCGAGCTGCGCGCGCGTTCAAGTACCCTCTCGCATGCCGGCATTCATGCGCGGAGCACGCACACGCTGGTTGGGCAGGCAGAGACCGTGCGGATTGCCGGCGCACGCGTGTCGCCCGCGATCTTCGACATGTTGCACGCGCAGCCGCTCCTCGGACGTCGCTTTCGCGCGGACGAAGAGACGTTGGGTGCGGAACCATCGGTCATTCTGAGCTTCGGTGCATGGCACCAGTACTTTCATGCCGACCCGGAGATCCTGACTCGGCGCCTGGTTGTCGACGGCGAGTCCTTCAGCGTCGCCGGCGTCATGCGCGAAGACTTCTATTTTCCTGATCGACAAACGGAGGTCTGGACCCCCTTCGTTCTGGGCCCGGTCGTGGGGGGACGATGGCCGGTGCTGGCGCGCCTGCGGGATGGCGTCTCACTTCAGACGGCGCAGGACGAGATCAATAGCCTTCTCTCGGGTCTGAGACCTCAGTCGTCATCCGGCCAGGGATCGATCGACGGTCTTCACCGTTTCGCGGTCGTTCATGCGCAGGACGCGTTGTCCGCGCCGGTGAGACCTGCGTTGACGGTGCTGATGATCGCCGTGGGTCTCGTCTTGTTGATCGCGTGCACCAACGTGGCGAATCTGCTCCTCGCACGTGCGGTCGGCCGGGCGCGAGAGATCTCGGTGCGCAGGGCACTTGGTGCGGGGCGATTCCGGCTGGTTCGCCAGGCATTGACCGAAAGCGTGCTGCTCGCCGTCGTCGGAGGGATCGCCGGCATCGTGCTCGCGATGGGAATGATCGAGATCCTCCAGATCATCGGCGTTGGACTGACGCGCCGGGATCTTGGCCCAGCGTTGAGCATTCCGCGCCTCGAAGAAGTGCGCGTCGACGTGTTCGTCCTGGCCTTCACGTTGATCGTCTCGGCTTTCGCAGGCGTGGCGTTTGGACTGATCCCCGCGATCGCCCAGTCGCAATCGAACGCGATGGATCTTCTACGGAGCGACAGCACGAGCCGTTTCGGCATGTCGGGACGCAGTCCGATCCAGGGCGTCTTGATCGTGGGGCAGATGGCGATGGCGATGGCGTTGCTCGTGGCGGCAGGCCTGCAGATTCACAGCTTCGCGAAGCTGTCGTCGATCGATCCAGGGTACGACCCGAGCGATCTTCTGACGTTTCAAGTGCTGTTTCCGGACGACATGGGGCCGCCGACGTTTGCCGAAGAATTCGTCACGGAAGTGCAGCGGCTGCCCCGCGTTCGCGCGGCTGGGTACTCGAGCTCGCTGCCGATGGTGCAGAACGCCTTCATCTCGCCAATCAGCAGGACGCCCGGACCACCGCGACCTCCCGCGCCTGGATCGTCACCGACGCCGGAGTTTCCCGAGAGCCGCATTGTCAGCCGCGATTTTCTCGATGCGCTTGGCGTGCGCATCATTGCCGGTCGAGGACTGTCATCGGAAGGGCAGTCCTCGGGCCAGCGTGAAATCCTGATCAATCGCGCCTTCGCGCGCACTGGTTATCTGGGGAGCGATCCGGTCGGCCAGCAGGTGTACTCGAGCGAGCGCCTGGTCGAGGTCGTCGGCGTCATCGAAGACGTGCGGCAGTTTGGTCTGGATCAACCGGCCGACCCACAGGTGTTCGGCTTGGCCGTCGGCGGCGGTGGGCAGCTGTACTACGCGGTCAAAAGCAGCGGATCGCCAACGTCGCAGCTCGCCGACATCCGGCAGATCGTGCGTCGACTCGTGCCTGGCGCAGGCCTCTACAACGTCGCGACGATGGATCAGATCGTGGCGAGCTCAATTGGACGGCGCCGGTTCTATGCCGTGCTGATGGCGACCTTCGCGGCCATCGCCGCGACGCTGGCCGCCGTTGGTTTGTATGGAGTCGTCGCGTATGCCGTGTCGCGTCGCACACGCGAGATCGGCATCCGCGTTGCGCTTGGCGCGCATCCCCGGCGCGTGCTGGGTTTGATCATGCGTGACGCCGCCGTGCTGATCTGCACCGGCCTGTTGCTTGGCGTCGCCGGTGCGATCGCGTTGACGCGGTCGTTCGACGCCATGCTGTTCGACCTCACGCCGCTCGACCCGGCGACCTATGCGGTGGTCGCAATCTTCTTTACGCTCGTGTCAGTGACCGCGGCGTTTGCCGCCGCGCGGCACGCGGCGAGTGCCGATCCCGTCGTCGCCCTTCGCTCGGAGTGA
- a CDS encoding helix-turn-helix transcriptional regulator, producing MADPGYLGEFEQLVLLAVLQADQMDAGAYGTTVFDELVARTERRIARGAVYMTLDRLEKKGLLESFESAPTPQRGGRTKRCYSVTKRGMAALQASRRALVQLWKDLDAFGPIR from the coding sequence ATGGCTGACCCCGGGTATCTCGGTGAGTTCGAGCAACTCGTGTTGCTGGCCGTCTTGCAGGCCGATCAGATGGACGCCGGCGCCTATGGCACGACCGTGTTCGACGAGCTCGTCGCGCGCACGGAGCGCCGGATCGCGCGTGGGGCGGTCTACATGACGCTCGATCGACTCGAGAAGAAGGGCCTGCTCGAATCCTTTGAGAGCGCGCCAACCCCGCAACGTGGCGGACGGACGAAGCGGTGCTACTCGGTGACGAAGCGGGGCATGGCCGCACTCCAAGCGTCGCGGAGGGCGCTCGTGCAACTCTGGAAGGACCTCGACGCTTTCGGGCCTATCCGATGA
- a CDS encoding peptidase dimerization domain-containing protein: MKRLILSIAFAAAVAAAGTPAFAQQSGGLRVEFQGPGGHSSGAYGRVSALHAAARAVILIQQALPSGSYQITNLTGGNSVNSIASDGLIELKLTAANAAAYKALVEAVTKAAAEGAAAENAFRGVKAGDLTSGAPATVRSVVTPL, from the coding sequence ATGAAGCGTTTGATCCTTTCCATCGCATTCGCCGCCGCTGTCGCCGCCGCCGGGACGCCCGCCTTCGCCCAGCAGTCGGGAGGGTTGCGCGTCGAGTTCCAGGGACCTGGGGGCCATAGTTCCGGCGCCTATGGGCGCGTCAGCGCCCTGCACGCCGCCGCTCGTGCGGTCATCCTGATCCAACAGGCACTGCCCTCCGGCAGTTACCAGATCACGAACCTGACCGGCGGGAACTCGGTCAATTCGATCGCGTCCGACGGTCTCATCGAGCTGAAGCTGACCGCCGCCAATGCCGCCGCATACAAGGCGCTGGTGGAGGCGGTAACGAAAGCGGCGGCTGAAGGCGCCGCCGCTGAGAATGCGTTTCGAGGCGTGAAGGCCGGAGACCTGACGAGCGGAGCGCCTGCGACGGTCCGGTCTGTCGTCACGCCGCTCTGA